The following are encoded in a window of Kitasatospora sp. NBC_01250 genomic DNA:
- a CDS encoding LysR family transcriptional regulator, with product MMDLGRLRALHAVAVHGSVGRAAAALGFTSSAVSQQISKLERETRTVLLERQGRGVVLTDAAQELAGTARRVLALVEQAEVTLEQQRGQAIGQLRVASFATGARGLLPGVLAELRVSCPELEIRLLETDPYLAAELVARGEVDLALVQDWPSVPLPVPEGLSRLDLGLDPVDLLLRAEDPLAELAEVPVARLIGQRWTSVPPGNICYDWLVRTMREAGEEPDVLYQVGEFETQIALIAAGLGLGLVPRLGRGPLPAGVVARPVVPRPTRRVFTLWRTQASRRPAITAALEALRRRWPLREAAQEPGKAAG from the coding sequence ATGATGGATCTCGGAAGGCTCCGCGCCCTGCACGCGGTCGCGGTGCACGGCTCGGTCGGCAGAGCGGCGGCGGCGCTCGGGTTCACCTCCTCGGCGGTCTCCCAGCAGATCTCCAAGCTGGAGCGGGAGACCCGCACGGTGCTGCTGGAGCGCCAGGGCCGCGGGGTCGTGCTCACCGACGCCGCCCAGGAGCTGGCCGGTACCGCGCGACGGGTGCTGGCCCTGGTGGAGCAGGCCGAGGTGACGCTGGAGCAGCAGCGCGGCCAGGCGATCGGCCAGCTGCGGGTGGCGTCCTTCGCCACCGGCGCGCGCGGGCTGCTGCCCGGGGTCCTGGCCGAACTGCGGGTGAGCTGCCCGGAGCTGGAGATCCGGCTGCTGGAGACGGATCCCTACCTGGCGGCCGAGCTGGTGGCGCGCGGCGAGGTGGACCTGGCGCTGGTGCAGGACTGGCCCTCCGTCCCGCTGCCGGTCCCCGAGGGCCTGTCCCGGCTGGATCTGGGCCTGGATCCGGTGGACCTGCTGCTGCGCGCCGAGGACCCACTGGCCGAGCTCGCCGAGGTCCCGGTGGCCCGGCTGATCGGTCAGCGATGGACCAGTGTGCCGCCGGGGAACATCTGCTACGACTGGCTGGTGCGCACCATGCGCGAGGCCGGCGAGGAGCCCGATGTGCTCTACCAGGTCGGTGAGTTCGAGACCCAGATCGCGCTGATCGCGGCCGGTCTCGGGCTGGGGCTCGTCCCGCGGCTCGGGCGCGGTCCGCTGCCGGCCGGCGTGGTGGCCCGCCCGGTGGTGCCGCGGCCTACCCGGCGGGTCTTCACGCTCTGGCGCACCCAGGCCTCGCGACGCCCCGCGATCACCGCCGCGCTGGAGGCGCTGCGGCGCCGCTGGCCGCTGCGGGAGGCGGCGCAGGAACCGGGCAAGGCGGCCGGCTGA